A genomic stretch from Rhodomicrobium vannielii ATCC 17100 includes:
- a CDS encoding PAS domain-containing sensor histidine kinase, with product MALHELSQTFSNARAVEAPRTVDLSLKSDTTPGPSQVPGALVQARQLLTVLGGTGLAALGLLAVLCFGSTPVEPEAVAFCLSAAALSLVSCLWMCRRCLDRAEAARLAIARHAQGVEAAGALGLRWDLVTGDLVWSGDAGGVFPTGESRPASFRDLRHWLHPDDFLYASISQALKSGQKRVNWPVRIKDAEKGWRTFQLRGEISSTPQGAPAFEGLLVPIDPSQSPQGLEGFPSLPEIVESLPISIAIWDRENRLVLCNRKFRQLYRVSAAAALPGTSYEAIQAQTQEAIAQRPPEGRGVVGRFQLQERQLGDGTWLQIGEYWTGEGTLVSFGTDITMQKQTQHRVLEREQQMRARVDGFEQSRRQLEIQARQLRELAESYNEEKIRAEAANQAKSEFLANVSHELRTPLNAIIGFSEMMRDGVLGPIGNPKYESYVKDIHNSGRYLLEMINDILDMSKIEAGRWTLSPEWFTMSDVFQECLSVVSPVAMEGNVELSQSGNTSISLYGDRRALKQVLINLLSNAVKFTPQDGKVSLRAYRYRGSIRIAIADTGVGIPKHDLGRLGRPFEQVSNQLTKGHKGTGLGLAISRSLVEMHGGKLDIKSRVGEGTTVTCILPVQDEKDIVGREAA from the coding sequence ATGGCGCTTCATGAGCTGAGCCAGACCTTTTCCAATGCGCGCGCTGTCGAGGCGCCGCGCACGGTAGACCTTTCGCTGAAATCGGACACAACGCCGGGACCGTCTCAAGTGCCGGGCGCTCTCGTCCAGGCCAGGCAATTGCTGACGGTTCTCGGTGGCACCGGCCTTGCCGCCCTCGGGCTACTCGCCGTGCTTTGCTTCGGCTCGACGCCGGTAGAGCCGGAGGCGGTCGCGTTCTGCCTTAGTGCGGCCGCCCTGTCTCTGGTGTCCTGCCTCTGGATGTGCCGCCGCTGCCTCGATCGTGCCGAGGCCGCGCGGCTTGCGATCGCGAGGCACGCGCAGGGCGTGGAGGCGGCGGGCGCGCTTGGGCTGCGCTGGGATCTCGTTACCGGCGATCTCGTCTGGTCGGGCGATGCGGGCGGCGTTTTTCCAACCGGCGAAAGTCGGCCGGCAAGCTTCCGCGATTTGCGCCACTGGCTCCATCCCGACGACTTCCTCTACGCCTCGATATCGCAGGCGCTGAAAAGCGGCCAGAAGCGCGTCAATTGGCCTGTGCGTATCAAGGATGCGGAAAAGGGCTGGCGCACCTTCCAGCTAAGAGGGGAAATATCTTCGACGCCTCAAGGCGCTCCCGCCTTCGAGGGCCTTCTCGTTCCCATAGACCCAAGCCAGAGCCCGCAGGGGCTCGAGGGCTTTCCGTCGTTGCCCGAAATCGTGGAATCGCTACCTATTTCCATTGCGATCTGGGATCGTGAAAACCGTCTCGTGCTGTGCAACCGCAAGTTTCGCCAGCTTTATCGCGTGTCGGCTGCGGCGGCGCTGCCCGGCACATCCTACGAGGCGATACAGGCGCAGACGCAGGAGGCCATCGCGCAGCGGCCGCCGGAAGGGCGCGGCGTGGTGGGTCGGTTCCAGCTTCAGGAACGGCAACTCGGCGATGGTACCTGGCTCCAGATCGGCGAATACTGGACGGGGGAGGGAACCTTGGTGAGCTTCGGCACGGACATAACCATGCAGAAGCAGACGCAGCACCGGGTTCTCGAACGGGAGCAGCAGATGCGAGCGAGGGTGGACGGCTTCGAGCAAAGCCGCAGGCAACTGGAAATTCAGGCGCGGCAGCTTCGCGAACTCGCGGAGTCCTACAACGAAGAGAAGATCCGCGCCGAAGCCGCCAATCAGGCGAAGTCGGAATTCCTTGCCAATGTCAGCCACGAGCTTCGCACGCCGCTGAACGCCATCATCGGCTTTTCGGAAATGATGCGCGACGGTGTGCTTGGCCCCATCGGCAACCCGAAATACGAATCCTACGTGAAGGACATCCACAACAGCGGGCGCTACCTCCTCGAAATGATCAATGACATCCTCGACATGTCCAAGATTGAGGCCGGCCGCTGGACGCTTTCGCCCGAATGGTTCACCATGAGCGATGTGTTTCAGGAGTGTCTCTCGGTGGTCAGTCCTGTTGCAATGGAAGGCAACGTGGAATTGAGCCAGTCGGGCAACACGAGCATTTCGCTGTACGGAGACCGGCGCGCGCTGAAACAGGTGCTGATCAATCTGTTGTCGAACGCAGTGAAATTCACGCCGCAAGACGGAAAGGTTTCGCTGCGCGCCTACCGCTATCGCGGCAGCATACGGATCGCAATTGCGGACACAGGTGTTGGTATCCCGAAGCACGACCTCGGTCGCCTCGGCAGGCCGTTTGAACAGGTGAGCAATCAGTTGACCAAAGGACACAAAGGAACCGGTCTCGGGCTGGCGATTTCGCGGTCTCTGGTCGAGATGCATGGCGGCAAGCTCGACATCAAGAGTCGCGTCGGCGAGGGCACCACGGTCACGTGCATTCTGCCGGTTCAGGACGAGAAGGACATTGTCGGGCGCGAGGCTGCGTGA
- the pepN gene encoding aminopeptidase N: MKTDTPKQIYLKDYAPPAFLISETYLDVVLDPAETRVKSRLSVVPNPALKRRATEIKLDGELLRLLRVCIDGVPVDEQRLVATDKDLTIRDVPAKPFTLEIETICDPAANKALSGLYLSRGVYCTQCEAEGFRRITYYLDRPDVLSKFRVRIEGVKPDTPVLLSNGNLVQTGDLPGKRHFAVWEDPFPKPSYLFALVAGKLAMVEDSIMTRSGRAVTLRIYVEPGKEDRCDWAMRSLKRAMRWDEDRFGLEYDLDMFMIVAVSDFNMGAMENKGLNVFNDALILARPDTATDSDYERIEGVIAHEYFHNWTGNRVTCRDWFQLCLKEGLTVFRDQEFTADQRSAVVKRIEDVRWLRSMQFTEDAGPLAHPVRPSSFIEINNFYTRTVYNKGAELCRMLQTVLGRDGFRKGLDLYFDRHDGQAVTVEDFVSALGDANGADLSAYLLWYNQAGTPTLDARLSYSEGAKEARLTLSQTFPDLPGQPKRKAVPIPVKLGLLGPNGGEIPLEVEGKPVDGGLVVLSKKKEVFTFEKVGSRPVLSLLRDFSAPVNLNAGARDKDMLTLIRADTDLFNRWQNAQAFALKHIVALASAIAKGENARVEPRFVAAVGEVADDDTLEHAYRAAFLALPSESDVALAIGENVDPEAIHQARTLLRAAMGKSLRAILESVYERSAPAEPYNPDAESAGRRALRQSALSLLAAGKSRFGIARVKEQAKTATNMTESFGALSILSQVGGEAYDQALQRFHRKWKDEPLVINKWFALQASSPSPDTLARVADLVANPLFSIQNPNRVRSVYGAFAHGNQVRFNDASGAGYDLIANAVIEIDGFNPQMASRLVGAFESWRIFEPKRRALAERALGRILDQKELSPDVFEIVSKIVGEREGEVAA, encoded by the coding sequence ATGAAAACCGACACGCCGAAGCAAATCTATCTCAAGGATTACGCTCCCCCCGCGTTCCTCATCTCCGAAACCTATCTCGATGTGGTGCTCGATCCGGCCGAGACGCGCGTGAAATCGCGGCTGTCCGTGGTGCCTAATCCGGCGCTGAAGCGGCGCGCGACCGAGATCAAGCTCGACGGCGAGCTGCTGCGGCTTCTGCGCGTGTGCATCGATGGCGTGCCCGTCGATGAGCAGCGCCTTGTGGCGACGGACAAGGATCTGACCATCCGCGATGTGCCCGCCAAACCCTTCACGCTCGAAATCGAGACGATCTGCGACCCGGCCGCGAACAAGGCGCTGTCCGGCCTTTATCTCTCGCGCGGCGTCTACTGTACGCAGTGCGAGGCCGAAGGCTTCCGCCGCATCACTTATTATCTCGACCGGCCGGATGTGCTGTCGAAGTTCCGCGTCCGCATCGAAGGTGTGAAGCCGGACACGCCCGTGCTGCTGTCGAACGGCAATCTCGTGCAGACGGGCGACCTTCCGGGCAAGCGCCACTTCGCGGTGTGGGAAGACCCGTTCCCGAAGCCCTCCTACCTCTTTGCGCTCGTGGCGGGCAAACTCGCCATGGTGGAGGACAGCATCATGACGCGGTCCGGCCGTGCCGTCACGCTGCGCATCTATGTCGAACCCGGCAAGGAAGATCGCTGCGACTGGGCCATGAGAAGCCTGAAGCGCGCCATGCGGTGGGATGAGGACCGCTTCGGCCTCGAATACGACCTCGACATGTTCATGATCGTGGCCGTGTCGGACTTCAACATGGGCGCGATGGAGAACAAGGGGCTCAACGTGTTCAACGACGCGCTGATCCTGGCGCGGCCCGATACCGCGACCGACTCCGATTACGAGCGCATCGAAGGCGTGATCGCGCACGAATATTTCCACAACTGGACGGGCAACCGCGTCACGTGCCGCGACTGGTTCCAGCTTTGCCTCAAGGAAGGGCTGACGGTTTTCCGCGATCAGGAATTCACCGCCGACCAGCGCTCCGCCGTTGTGAAGCGCATCGAGGATGTGCGCTGGCTCCGAAGCATGCAGTTCACCGAGGACGCGGGGCCGCTCGCTCACCCCGTGCGCCCGTCGTCCTTCATCGAGATCAACAACTTCTATACGCGCACCGTCTACAACAAGGGCGCCGAGCTGTGCCGCATGCTGCAAACCGTGCTCGGGCGCGATGGCTTTCGCAAGGGCCTCGACCTCTATTTCGATCGCCATGACGGGCAGGCGGTGACGGTGGAAGACTTCGTGTCGGCGCTCGGCGATGCGAATGGCGCGGACCTTTCGGCCTATCTTCTCTGGTACAATCAGGCGGGCACGCCGACGCTCGACGCGCGCCTTTCGTATTCGGAGGGCGCGAAGGAGGCGCGGCTTACGCTCAGCCAGACCTTCCCCGACCTGCCGGGGCAGCCAAAACGCAAGGCCGTGCCTATTCCGGTGAAGCTCGGCCTGCTCGGCCCGAATGGTGGCGAGATCCCGCTCGAAGTCGAGGGCAAGCCCGTCGATGGCGGCCTCGTGGTGCTCTCGAAGAAGAAGGAGGTCTTCACCTTCGAGAAGGTCGGCTCGCGGCCCGTACTGTCGCTGCTGCGCGACTTCTCCGCGCCGGTCAACCTCAATGCAGGCGCGCGCGACAAGGACATGCTCACGCTCATTCGCGCCGATACCGATCTGTTCAACCGCTGGCAGAATGCGCAGGCCTTCGCGCTGAAGCATATCGTGGCCCTCGCGAGCGCCATCGCGAAAGGCGAGAACGCGCGTGTCGAGCCCCGTTTCGTGGCGGCTGTCGGCGAAGTCGCCGACGACGACACGCTCGAACATGCCTACCGCGCGGCGTTCCTCGCGCTTCCTTCCGAATCGGATGTGGCGCTGGCGATCGGCGAGAACGTCGACCCGGAGGCCATTCATCAGGCGCGTACCCTGCTGCGCGCGGCGATGGGAAAGAGCCTGCGCGCGATTCTCGAAAGCGTTTACGAGCGGAGCGCCCCGGCCGAACCCTACAACCCGGACGCGGAAAGCGCGGGCAGACGCGCGCTGCGACAATCCGCGCTGAGCCTGCTCGCGGCGGGAAAAAGCCGTTTCGGCATCGCGCGCGTGAAGGAACAGGCGAAGACCGCAACCAACATGACCGAGTCCTTCGGTGCCCTTTCGATCCTCTCGCAGGTGGGCGGCGAAGCCTACGATCAGGCGCTCCAGCGCTTCCACAGGAAGTGGAAGGACGAGCCGCTCGTCATCAACAAGTGGTTCGCGTTGCAGGCGTCGTCGCCCTCGCCGGATACCCTCGCGCGCGTGGCCGACCTCGTGGCCAACCCGCTGTTTTCAATCCAGAACCCGAACCGCGTGCGCTCGGTTTACGGCGCATTTGCGCACGGAAATCAGGTGCGTTTCAACGATGCGAGCGGGGCTGGCTACGACCTCATCGCCAACGCCGTGATCGAGATCGACGGCTTCAACCCGCAGATGGCGTCGCGGCTTGTCGGCGCGTTCGAGAGTTGGCGCATCTTCGAGCCGAAACGCCGCGCGCTCGCGGAGAGGGCGCTTGGCCGCATCCTCGACCAGAAGGAGCTCTCTCCTGACGTCTTCGAGATCGTGTCAAAAATCGTTGGCGAGCGCGAAGGCGAAGTGGCAGCCTGA
- the ruvC gene encoding crossover junction endodeoxyribonuclease RuvC, translated as MPKPPVRILGLDPGLCHLGWGVVDWDGQRLTFVACGTIDTGAGEAMGQRLTALFEGLNEVVRAHAPDEAAIEETFVNTNARAALKLGQARGVALLVPARLGLSVAEYAPNSIKKTVTGAGHADKVQIRTMLRYLLPKAQPATPDAADALAVAICHAHHRRALAIRAAALSTPA; from the coding sequence ATGCCGAAACCTCCTGTCCGCATCCTCGGGCTCGATCCGGGCCTCTGCCATCTCGGCTGGGGCGTCGTGGATTGGGATGGCCAGCGCCTGACCTTCGTCGCCTGCGGCACCATCGATACGGGCGCGGGCGAGGCCATGGGCCAGCGGCTTACCGCCCTGTTCGAAGGGCTGAACGAGGTGGTGCGCGCCCATGCGCCCGACGAGGCCGCCATCGAGGAAACCTTCGTCAACACGAACGCGCGCGCCGCGCTGAAGCTCGGTCAGGCGCGAGGCGTGGCGCTTCTGGTCCCGGCAAGGCTCGGCCTCAGCGTCGCCGAATACGCGCCCAATTCGATCAAGAAGACCGTGACCGGGGCGGGACATGCCGACAAGGTGCAGATCCGCACGATGCTGCGCTATCTCCTGCCCAAGGCGCAGCCCGCCACGCCCGACGCCGCCGACGCGCTCGCCGTCGCCATCTGTCACGCTCATCACCGGCGCGCGCTCGCTATTCGGGCTGCGGCGCTTTCAACTCCGGCTTGA
- a CDS encoding cupin domain-containing protein, translated as MSNEPECRLVRAETTYDGKQGLTYRRGIAAETVGSEAICMHLLTVPPGGRAKVHLHEKHETAIYVLDGEAWTLHGDRLQHRTLTRAGDLLYIPAGVPHLPVNLSDKPTSAVIARTDASEQESVVLLPDLEPLAEEIIAALKSGDLKPELKAPQPE; from the coding sequence ATGAGCAACGAACCAGAATGCAGGCTCGTAAGGGCGGAGACGACTTACGATGGAAAGCAGGGGCTGACTTACCGGCGCGGCATTGCCGCCGAGACCGTCGGCTCCGAGGCTATCTGCATGCATCTGCTGACGGTCCCGCCGGGCGGCCGAGCGAAAGTGCATCTGCACGAGAAGCACGAGACGGCCATCTACGTTCTCGATGGCGAGGCGTGGACGCTTCACGGCGACCGACTTCAGCATCGGACTCTGACGCGTGCGGGCGACCTGCTTTATATCCCTGCGGGCGTGCCGCACCTGCCCGTAAACCTGAGCGACAAGCCGACTTCGGCTGTGATCGCGCGGACGGACGCGAGCGAGCAGGAAAGCGTCGTTCTGCTGCCGGACCTGGAACCGCTCGCGGAGGAAATCATCGCCGCGCTGAAGTCCGGCGACCTCAAGCCGGAGTTGAAAGCGCCGCAGCCCGAATAG
- the ruvA gene encoding Holliday junction branch migration protein RuvA: protein MIGKLKGIVDAVGADHAIIDVGGVGYEVACSPRTLGALKPGEPVALSIETYVREDAIKLYGFLSEAERGWFRLLQSVQGVGAKVALSILATLDSAQLAQAIAMQDRVSVTRAPGVGPKVALRIVNELKDKAPPLAFSVAAIAAPASGSASAAIPASAAPSPAAEAVSALVNLGYAPLQANAAISTALGKAGEDARTEDLIRLGLKDLAR, encoded by the coding sequence ATGATTGGAAAGCTCAAAGGCATCGTCGACGCGGTGGGCGCGGACCACGCCATCATCGATGTTGGCGGCGTCGGTTATGAAGTCGCATGCTCGCCGCGCACGCTCGGCGCGCTGAAGCCCGGCGAACCGGTCGCGCTCTCCATCGAAACCTATGTCCGCGAAGACGCGATCAAGCTTTACGGCTTCCTCTCCGAAGCCGAGCGTGGCTGGTTCCGCCTCCTGCAAAGCGTGCAAGGCGTCGGCGCGAAGGTGGCGCTGTCCATTCTCGCGACGCTCGATTCGGCGCAGCTCGCGCAGGCCATCGCCATGCAGGACCGCGTGAGCGTGACGCGTGCGCCGGGTGTCGGCCCGAAAGTGGCGCTCCGCATCGTGAACGAACTCAAGGACAAGGCTCCGCCTCTCGCTTTCAGCGTCGCAGCCATCGCCGCGCCCGCCTCCGGCTCGGCATCGGCCGCGATACCCGCCTCCGCAGCGCCCTCTCCCGCGGCGGAGGCGGTTTCCGCCCTCGTGAACCTCGGCTATGCGCCGCTTCAGGCGAATGCCGCGATCTCGACCGCGCTCGGCAAGGCAGGCGAGGACGCGCGAACCGAGGATCTCATTCGTCTTGGCCTCAAGGATCTGGCGCGCTGA
- a CDS encoding TRAP transporter substrate-binding protein — MTGTFTILRAAAFALVCVAAGAFAVTPARAQAPAEGPLELHFSHIGSEGTLYYISAEEYARRVEAMSRGRIRIVLHPKSGLGGDAEVLKKMLKNEVDISIIGTPMSNVAGEFGVFEMPFLVRNRTHVRQFRDRIMKQYLHQAANAKGYQLLAMWELGFRHVLNNKRPVEGPGTLKGLKLRVPKGEWRIKMFKAYGVEPFPVEFKDVYAGIQRGELDGIESTLDLIYGANIHQVQQYLTLSYHLYTPGFLIMPKDRFQALPTSVRAILTKVGLEMQEWVLDKGERMDAEIVQKMGLKTNEADRLAFTIQSLTIYKEYAQVPAQKALIKLIFESDVNPLAIDALRGRGSFAAGAGSKGDDVRADDAGTDAKNSWAPR; from the coding sequence ATGACGGGCACATTCACGATTCTGCGCGCGGCAGCGTTCGCGCTTGTTTGCGTGGCGGCGGGGGCATTCGCGGTAACGCCTGCGCGCGCTCAGGCTCCTGCCGAAGGGCCGCTTGAGCTCCATTTTTCTCATATCGGGTCGGAAGGCACGCTGTACTACATTTCAGCGGAAGAATACGCGCGACGCGTGGAAGCGATGTCGCGCGGCAGAATTCGCATCGTGCTACACCCGAAAAGCGGGCTTGGCGGCGACGCCGAAGTGCTGAAGAAGATGCTGAAGAACGAGGTCGACATTTCGATCATCGGCACGCCGATGTCGAATGTTGCGGGCGAATTCGGCGTGTTCGAAATGCCGTTCCTCGTGCGCAACCGCACTCATGTGCGGCAGTTCCGCGACCGGATCATGAAGCAGTATCTGCATCAGGCAGCCAATGCGAAAGGCTACCAGTTGCTCGCGATGTGGGAACTCGGCTTTCGCCATGTGCTCAACAACAAGCGCCCCGTGGAGGGGCCCGGAACGCTGAAGGGCCTCAAGCTGCGGGTACCCAAGGGCGAATGGCGTATCAAGATGTTCAAGGCCTACGGCGTCGAGCCGTTCCCGGTCGAGTTCAAGGATGTCTACGCGGGCATTCAGCGCGGCGAACTGGACGGCATCGAATCGACACTCGACCTGATCTACGGCGCGAACATCCATCAGGTGCAGCAATATCTGACGCTCAGCTATCACCTTTATACGCCGGGCTTCCTCATCATGCCGAAGGACCGTTTCCAGGCGCTCCCCACCTCGGTGCGTGCGATCCTGACCAAGGTCGGTTTGGAGATGCAGGAGTGGGTTTTGGATAAGGGCGAGCGCATGGATGCGGAAATCGTCCAGAAAATGGGATTGAAGACCAATGAGGCCGACCGCCTTGCCTTCACGATCCAGAGCCTGACAATCTACAAGGAGTACGCGCAGGTTCCCGCGCAGAAGGCGCTCATCAAGCTCATCTTCGAATCGGACGTGAACCCGCTCGCGATCGACGCGCTGAGGGGCCGGGGATCGTTCGCTGCGGGGGCGGGCTCGAAAGGCGACGACGTCAGGGCCGACGATGCGGGCACCGATGCCAAGAACTCCTGGGCGCCTCGCTGA
- a CDS encoding DUF937 domain-containing protein, with translation MATNLLSTIMQSFTPDVVGKLASTLGLEQQAAQKGISAGVPGILSGLANMAQGSDGPKRIGYALSQSENIVGRDAISSGDIIGSLLGSNRDILQTGWSLISSLIGGGTLDTLSSRLAQYAGLGQGSAKKLIGFLAPVVLAYLKRHQTTAGLDNQGVASMLVSQKGEFERAIPSASAGRPVQDTPHEARSSSPAHHQRTAAAGGTNWAYWLLPALIIAGAALYFWPNENKVQEAQQINRNTRMVTPAPESATGSAPSATPFPSRTDTQQSATNNSAAPMPPQQSVVAGTSAVALQNDILDNITRLQAALNRIKDTGSAQAAIGEIRDISDRFASLKSKAQELTPEARQALAQAVQQSVPNLNSTLDRIGNEINLGGEAKPVMDTLKNQIANLSKA, from the coding sequence ATGGCCACCAATCTTTTATCGACCATCATGCAGTCGTTTACTCCCGATGTCGTCGGGAAACTGGCTTCGACGCTTGGACTTGAACAGCAGGCGGCTCAAAAAGGTATCTCGGCGGGCGTTCCCGGCATTCTGAGCGGCCTCGCGAACATGGCGCAGGGCTCGGACGGTCCGAAGCGGATCGGATACGCCCTCTCCCAATCGGAAAATATCGTCGGCCGCGACGCCATCAGCAGCGGCGACATCATCGGCAGCCTTCTCGGCTCGAACCGCGACATCCTGCAGACCGGCTGGAGTCTCATATCGTCGCTCATCGGCGGCGGAACGCTCGACACGCTTTCGTCCCGCCTCGCCCAGTATGCCGGTCTCGGCCAAGGCTCCGCGAAAAAGCTGATCGGCTTCCTTGCGCCCGTCGTGCTCGCCTACCTGAAACGCCATCAGACGACCGCGGGTCTCGACAATCAGGGCGTCGCCAGCATGCTTGTCAGCCAGAAAGGCGAGTTCGAGCGTGCCATCCCCAGCGCTTCGGCCGGGCGCCCGGTGCAGGACACGCCGCACGAAGCGCGCAGCTCGTCTCCGGCCCATCATCAGCGCACGGCCGCCGCCGGTGGCACGAACTGGGCCTATTGGCTGCTTCCGGCGCTCATCATCGCGGGTGCGGCGCTTTACTTCTGGCCGAACGAAAACAAGGTGCAGGAAGCCCAGCAGATCAACCGGAACACGCGAATGGTCACCCCCGCGCCTGAATCGGCGACCGGCTCGGCCCCGTCAGCGACCCCTTTCCCGTCGCGAACCGATACGCAACAATCGGCCACGAACAATAGCGCGGCGCCCATGCCCCCCCAGCAATCCGTGGTCGCGGGGACGTCGGCCGTCGCTCTCCAAAACGATATTCTAGACAACATTACCCGCCTTCAGGCGGCGCTCAATCGTATCAAGGATACCGGGTCCGCTCAGGCGGCAATCGGCGAAATCCGCGATATATCGGATCGCTTCGCAAGCCTGAAGTCCAAGGCGCAGGAACTCACGCCAGAAGCAAGGCAAGCTCTGGCCCAGGCGGTGCAGCAAAGCGTCCCCAACCTCAACTCTACGCTCGACCGTATCGGCAACGAGATCAACCTCGGTGGCGAGGCAAAGCCGGTTATGGATACACTCAAAAACCAGATCGCCAATCTTTCGAAGGCGTGA
- a CDS encoding HdeD family acid-resistance protein, translating to MSSASSDLNVTPQREREVIHDHWILFLIQGVLLAVLGALAIGAPYLTTVVAVKLAGWFFIFGGIIGLATFFTGREVPGSIWSFLGAALAIAVGVYLLRQPLVGVLSLTLILAAFFFAQGITQILAAFSHRRVLNSWGWMLFSGLVDLILAGIIISGFPLDSAWVLGVLVGVYLLMYGIALIMTALASRDVSPEEVEYRP from the coding sequence ATGAGTAGCGCAAGTTCCGACTTGAACGTCACCCCCCAGCGTGAGCGGGAGGTCATTCACGATCACTGGATTCTCTTTCTCATTCAGGGCGTCCTTCTGGCCGTGCTCGGCGCCCTCGCTATCGGCGCGCCGTATCTGACGACCGTCGTCGCAGTCAAGCTGGCGGGCTGGTTCTTCATCTTTGGCGGGATCATCGGCCTGGCCACGTTCTTCACCGGCCGCGAAGTTCCCGGCTCGATCTGGTCTTTCCTCGGCGCGGCGCTCGCCATCGCGGTCGGTGTCTATCTTCTGCGCCAGCCGCTTGTCGGCGTCCTGTCCTTGACGCTCATCCTCGCGGCTTTCTTCTTCGCGCAAGGGATAACGCAGATCCTCGCCGCGTTCTCCCACCGCCGCGTGCTCAATTCGTGGGGTTGGATGCTGTTCAGCGGGCTGGTGGATCTCATCCTCGCCGGCATCATCATCAGCGGCTTCCCGCTGGATTCCGCGTGGGTGTTGGGCGTCCTCGTTGGCGTTTATCTTCTGATGTACGGCATCGCGCTGATCATGACGGCACTAGCCAGCCGCGACGTCAGCCCGGAAGAGGTCGAGTATCGCCCGTGA
- a CDS encoding hydrogenase small subunit, which produces MDETFYDVLRRQGVSRRSFMKFCSLTAAALGLGPQLAPTLAHALETKPRIPVLWLHGLECTCCSEAFIRSAHPLASDVILSMLSLDYDDTIMASAGHAAEAIVEEIVTKHKGNYILAVEGNPPLNEDGMYCIIGGKPFVEQLKYAAANAKAVISWGSCASWGCVQAAKPNPTQAVPVHKVIHDKPIIRVPGCPPIPEVMTAVITYILTFERIPELDRQGRPKMFYSQRIHDKCYRRPHFDAGQFVEAWDDENARKGYCLYKMGCKGPTTYNSCSTTRWNGGVSFPIQAGHGCIGCSEDGFWDNGSFYNRLTNIKQFGVEENADVIGATAAGVVGAAIAAHAAVSAIKNARSKGDNE; this is translated from the coding sequence ATGGACGAAACTTTCTACGATGTCTTGCGGCGGCAAGGGGTGTCACGCCGCAGTTTCATGAAGTTCTGTAGCCTCACGGCGGCAGCGCTCGGCCTTGGCCCGCAGCTTGCGCCCACGCTCGCGCATGCGCTCGAAACAAAGCCGCGCATCCCCGTGCTCTGGCTCCATGGCCTCGAATGCACCTGCTGCTCGGAGGCGTTCATCCGCTCGGCGCATCCGCTCGCGTCCGACGTCATCCTCTCGATGCTCTCGCTCGACTACGACGACACCATCATGGCGTCGGCTGGCCACGCGGCGGAGGCCATCGTGGAAGAGATCGTCACCAAGCATAAGGGCAATTACATCCTCGCCGTGGAAGGCAATCCGCCGCTCAACGAAGACGGCATGTATTGCATCATCGGCGGCAAGCCCTTCGTCGAGCAGCTGAAATACGCTGCAGCGAACGCAAAGGCCGTCATCTCCTGGGGGTCGTGCGCCTCTTGGGGCTGCGTGCAGGCCGCGAAGCCGAACCCGACGCAGGCTGTTCCCGTCCACAAGGTCATCCACGACAAGCCGATCATCCGCGTTCCGGGCTGCCCGCCGATCCCGGAAGTCATGACCGCCGTCATCACCTACATCCTCACTTTCGAGCGCATCCCCGAACTCGACCGGCAGGGCCGCCCGAAGATGTTCTACTCCCAGCGCATCCACGACAAATGCTATCGCCGCCCGCATTTCGATGCAGGCCAGTTCGTCGAGGCGTGGGACGACGAGAACGCGCGCAAGGGCTACTGCCTCTACAAGATGGGCTGCAAGGGTCCGACGACCTACAATTCCTGCTCGACGACGCGCTGGAACGGTGGCGTGTCCTTCCCGATCCAGGCGGGTCACGGCTGCATCGGCTGCTCGGAAGACGGCTTCTGGGACAACGGCTCGTTCTATAACCGCCTCACAAACATCAAGCAGTTCGGCGTTGAAGAGAATGCGGACGTCATCGGAGCGACCGCCGCCGGCGTCGTCGGCGCCGCGATCGCGGCTCACGCCGCCGTCAGCGCCATCAAGAACGCGCGCTCGAAGGGAGATAACGAATAA